A single region of the Plasmodium reichenowi strain SY57 chromosome 9, whole genome shotgun sequence genome encodes:
- a CDS encoding hypothetical protein (conserved Plasmodium protein, unknown function), with amino-acid sequence MESQLEKDIISIFTQSVSSSFEDVKYSEEKINNLYNDSNKEEYIKILLKLIMYPYNEKNENKNVYDSSLNRNVKVSMLISIKNFIKKSVHSNLENMELSTDMCIFIKHICLHVLLDINNEDIKSLQKYFFEILVNLLKFNICDDYDYLLFYIIILYINDYNYIDLVHIFNNEEKKKNQDTFKIIECIMLYIQNKEILQNINQHNFFIEYNKILQNLETIKNIIINRNNSLNDDIINYINNTKRIYKSGDKYNLFMLNDALLYNISPEGLPTLNNNNNNNNNNNHISGNMNTNQINNGNYYENLSGLTTTNFDFRGKGSISKDYNNNIKSIDTNTLFHNNIMNIFSNMNCNHFKKKYVALKIIRKIIKKYKNNDYVSKYDLKIILTHIEYPVTLYFIYLYNKLNEYTNYINLKLNTSTNNFNTSNNDMINEELNICFYNMNNILMNMHVFLKIFYNINMIDLPEYYEDNFDIFFNIFYTFLLYDEDILNNYYNHLHLIKTVLKGSAVTPSGAHNNMNRSTSIISSSNNNNNNNNNNNNNNNNNNSNNNNNNNNNNNYMKNALGNANVSLNDLLKCKEHFSENLIKCKIMIIDVIKILSENYQDESKIYVIKLICSLIQILYKEKDKILLCHNYNCLSSSIKLIHHMNLEKNDLNPYKDKEFVEKVIERVLNHIRLKNIDIDEIIEADLEYFRHDLNNVNSFSIRSTSIYFLKTLCNNYFHLCFPILEYKILTKDTLLTLSSDGMDVANKSSGSLLNMSNINNGVSINKNDPCYEACNVEYKVQLIACLNHSNLTQNFYEHMLKDLMNQFLMTIKMKYNNMDVLCYTMENYNFENPQMNTSNNNNNMINMNSNMHNNMNSNMHNNMNNNMNNNMHNNMNSNKCVWLRDDDMFNTPNCIYLLSILKYLLNNRNICTTNNALDIFLFLHFLLYNEKIMIHNYACLCINRILNQTLNENIYKILLESNMVQRILNRLLFLLKYNVHNKILNEYILITILRIFLIFTYKISDFYVMVLLIIDNIIKLIINDSHNPLFNHYLFELLTIIISLIYKSQVQQHIQQIEDVIITTFSQILQVYIHDFIPYVFQILSIIVDNTFTIQKIHIKILNHLYEMDLWKSTIGNVNGIICVLKSYFKKYNIFNDIIKTNMQQLFNIYHYCLSNKKLYTDSFQIILSIFTYLPLDSYESFLKPLFVLLFTFLQHYKNDIIKIKVVHSLSVFILKTNVAVFITTLDTIQDGLIFNVLKSLYLPILDKLINVNEKIIIFLALTKLLNHDKIRNEPFVVDILNSLNKNITSNELVLKKSKVQHLDVEKDEMDQNFEVTYVKLQMINNDNVNEMVLKNININDELKQNLYNQHFMQICHNNAFNTILQLFNN; translated from the exons ATGGAGAGCCAACTGGAGAAGGATATTATAAGCATATTTACACAGAGTGTGTCCTCAAGTTTTGAAGATGTAAAATATAGTGAGGAGAAGATAAATAACttatataatgatagtaataaagaagaatatataaaaatattgttaaaattaattatgtatccatataatgaaaaaaacGAGAATAAGAATGTTTATGATAGTAGTTTAAATAGGAATGTTAAGGTGAGTATGTTGATTAGTATAAAGAATTTTATAAAGAAGAGTGTACATAGTAATTTAGAAAATATGGAACTAAGTACTgatatgtgtatatttataaaacatatttgtttacatgtattattagatataaataatgaagatattAAAAGCTTGcagaaatattttttcgAGATTTTAGTGAATTTATTgaaatttaatatttgtgatgattatgattatttacttttttatattatcatattatatattaatgattataattatatagatttagtacatatatttaataatgaagaaaaaaaaaaaaatcaagatactttcaaaattatagaatgtattatgttatatatacaaaataaggaaatcttacaaaatataaatcaacataattttttcatagaatataataaaattctACAAAATCTAGAAactataaaaaatattataattaatagAAACAATTCGTTGaatgatgatataattaattatattaataatacaaaaaggatatataaatcaggggataaatataatttgtttatGTTGAATGATGCTCttctatataatatatctcCTGAGGGTCTACCCACCctaaataataataataataataataataataataaccaTATTAGTGGTAATATGAACACTAATCAAATTAATAATGGTAATTATTATGAGAACTTATCAGGATTAACAACAACCAACTTTGATTTTAGAGGGAAGGGAAGCATAAGCAAAGactataataataatataaaatctATTGATACCAACACAttatttcataataatattatgaatattttttcaaatatgAATTGTAatcattttaaaaaaaagtatgtagctttaaaaattataaggaaaattataaagaaatataaaaataatgattatGTATCTAAATATGACcttaaaattatattaacaCACATCGAATATCCTGtaacattatattttatctatttatataacaaattaaatgaatatacaaattatattaatttaaaattaaatacCTCAACAAACAATTTTAATACATCTAATAATGATATGataaatgaagaattaaatatttgtttttataatatgaataatatattaatgaataTGCATGTATTCTTAAAAATCTTTtacaatattaatatgataGATTTACCGGAGTATTATGAGGATAACTTTGatatattctttaatattttctacACCTTCTTGTTATATGATGAAGacattttaaataattattacaaCCATTTGCATCTTATTAAAACAGTATTAAAAGGAAGTGCCGTCACACCGTCTGGGGCTCATAATAACATGAATAGAAGCACGTCTATAATAAGCAGCAgcaacaataataataacaacaacaataataacaacaacaacaataataacaacaacagcaacaataataataacaacaataataataataattatatgaagaATGCGCTTGGTAATGCGAATGTTTCTTTGaatgatttattaaagTGTAAAGAACACTTTAGTGagaatttaataaaatgcaaaattatgataatagatgttataaaaatattatcgGAGAATTATCAAGACGaatcaaaaatatatgtaattaaACTCATATGTTCTCTTAttcaaatattatataaggAAAAGGAtaagatattattatgtcataattataattgtTTATCATCAAGtattaaattaatacatcatatgaatttagaaaaaaatgatttaaatccttataaagataaagaaTTTGTTGAAAAAGTAATCGAACGTGTATTAAATCATATAcgtttaaaaaatatagatattGATGAAATTATAGAAGCAGACTTAGAATATTTTAGACatgatttaaataatgtaaattctttttctatACGTTCAACATCtatatactttttaaaaactttatgtaataattattttcatttgtGTTTTCCGATTCttgaatataaaatattaacaaaagACACTTTATTAACCTTATCATCTGATGGAATGGATGTAGCAAATAAATCATCAGGAAGTTTATTAAACATGTCgaatattaataatggTGTTTCgattaataaaaatgatcCATGTTATGAAGCATGTAATGTTGAATATAAGGTGCAATTAATAGCTTGTTTAAATCATTCCAACTTAACacaaaatttttatgaacATATGCTTAAGGATCTTATGAACCAATTTCTTATgacaataaaaatgaaatataataatatggatgTATTGTGTTACACTAtggaaaattataattttgaGAATCCTCAAATGAATACAagcaataataataataatatgatcAACATGAATAGCAACATGCATAACAACATGAATAGCAACATGCATAACAACATGAATAACAACATGAATAACAACATGCATAACAACATGAATAGTAATAAGTGTGTGTGGTTAAGAGATGATGATATGTTTAATACTCCAaattgtatttatttactatccatattaaaatatttattaaataacaGAAACATTTGTACGACAAATAATGCTTTAGATATTTTCCTATTCCTAcatttcttattatataatgaaaaaattatgatacATAATTATGCTTGCTTATGTATAAATAGAATATTAAATCAAACgttaaatgaaaatatttataaaatactTTTGGAAAGTAATATGGTACAACGTATATTAAACagattattatttttattaaaatataatgtacataataaaatattaaatgaatatatattaattactatattaagaatatttcttatttttacatataagATATCAGATTTTTATGTTATggtattattaattatagataatattattaaactAATAATTAATGATTCTCATAATCCATTATTtaatcattatttatttgaattattaacaattattatatccttaatatataaatcgCAAGTACAACAGCATATACAACAAATTGAAgatgttattattacaacATTCTCACAAATTCTACAAGTTTATATACATGATTTTATCCCTTATGTATTCCAAATATTATCCATTATAGTAGATAATACTTTTACTATACAAAAAATACAtatcaaaatattaaatcatttatatgaaatGGACTTATGGAAAAGTACCATTGGAAATGTTAATGGTATTATATGTGTACTAAAAAgttattttaaaaaatataatatttttaatgatattattaaaacCAACATGCAacaattatttaatatttatcattattgtttatctaataaaaaattatacacAGACTCTTTCCAAATTATTCTTAGTATATTTACATACTTACCTTTAGATTCTTATGAATCTTTCCTAAAACCATTATTCGTCTTACTATTCACTTTCTTACaacattataaaaatgatataatcAAAATTAAGGTCGTTCATTCCTTATCCGTCTTTATATTGAAGACTAATGTTGCTGTCTTTATAACAACTCTCGACACCATACAAGATG GCCTAATTTTCAATGTCCTCAAGAGCCTGTACCTACCCATTCTGGACAAACTAATAAACGTGAACGAgaaaattatcatattcCTAGCATTAACCAAACTACTAAACCACGACAAAATAAGAAATGAGCCCTTTGTTGTAGACATATTAAATTCTctaaacaaaaatataaccAGTAATGAATTAgtcttaaaaaaaagtaagGTACAACATTTAGATGTTGAGAAAGATGAAATGGACCAAAATTTTGAGGTTACATATGTGAAGCTacaaatgataaataaCGATAATGTTAACGAGATG GTactaaaaaatataaatattaatgatgaacttaaacaaaatttatataaccAACACTTCATGCAGATATGTCATAATAATGCTTTTAACACAATTCTTCAACTATTTAAtaattag
- a CDS encoding hypothetical protein (conserved Plasmodium protein, unknown function), with amino-acid sequence DIIHNNNNNNNIIKEDKKCKIKNEEIKTNVTNTFDKNNIILNNNVADKYKNIILNINEINTILKDHPHFKQIVENENVTEFMNKYLINPIEAIIKYKSDQHVIEFLNTLFKYMNAKRNYIHINNLPQSFTFQKKK; translated from the coding sequence AAGATAtaattcataataataataataataataatattattaaggaagataaaaaatgtaaaataaaaaatgaagaaataaaaacaaatgtTACTAATAcatttgataaaaataatataatacttaataataatgttgccgataaatataaaaatattattttaaatataaatgaaataaacacaatattaaaagatCATCCCCATTTTAAACAAATCGTTGAGAACGAAAATGTTACGGAGtttatgaataaatatttaataaacCCTATAGAAGCaatcataaaatataaaagtgATCAACACGTTATTGAATTCTTGAATactttatttaaatatatgaatgcTAAAAGAAActatatacatataaacaATTTACCTCAATCTTTTACattccaaaaaaaaaaataa
- a CDS encoding hypothetical protein (conserved Plasmodium protein, unknown function) has translation MKNFLTKIIENAFKRNDEKKIKQLFHFINHTKEKCNIHIKQEDVVHVISKYGIYINLLENYYLTRNITNDNIYDSKSFYNKCKEENFINFMDIKTNQFINININDKHNIYNKNQTLYNHYYHGKQKKKKILIDPYHNYHIINIKKFLYYSKLYFNSFFHIYFKSILKETQSNKRNIKNYIYLFHSLCLLNYKEQKQISKYIFETMITNIIETNQYYLNHKRDIKPNTNNTKHLFNDGHPLCSNTLVELVTVINKHIDKLQMWGININIVQLLCLHLYNYVFHSTFFIINWKHGKMERETNVHVENDKLKICQAKSGKLKICQVKSDKLNNVQVKSDKLNNVQVKSDKLNNVQVKNDKLNNVQVKSDKLNNVQVKNDKLNNVQVKNDKLKNVQVKNDKLNNVQVKNDKLNNVQVKNDKLNNVHVKNDKLKICQVKFFQNKSDVEENVHVHDCTPYDSSFLGNLSNVEIQISNDEETKEININELKLFYNSTFMDISNFVSIVYFLKKYYNNNAFFVRNKKWKDPIEGDHLMSLIDKRIVYIYSHIYVCNYPLSYLKRCIEWKCLKDKVKEKVGIEDNLDKTFNFINYNNIENELIKKNNFLFSHKKKILYYYNNIYSDITYSLYSNTHLLMLNIYISHFDKLLKDTFQKKFVLFQYNMMIIIKFVKFLSTICLRQNDDMFCHFNKIIYYHISYCKSLICLKEQNDKYNHINDMMCVYYQFFEFLLKYYITFLCTNNLTFLLSFFSDLFRQKGNKIKELKWVVLTNEEIINRMKRNSLCMSYHKWDDESVSIVDTICDNKLYMDKLYMDKLYMDKLYMDKLYMNKLYMDKLYMDKLCQLYNKELYCDSHKKPFGMNSLNDRLKNKIINKRHVYNICNSYIQLEHYDERFISLVSAYTKLNLVKLNNKDITAVVYFFYKMKYKNIEIAGNIMTHIEKTFIQYNMNEIYIILKYYFELYNFLKKNISNILSHVFFYIFSCYYIDKFILLDDHYSLCLTDKEGIKRKEKDKKEDILKRSHFLEHHNMNISHYINELRNLFSSLNYKINILYNEENKSIEIQNNDNINYEINEKQINKILLNILMKGEKNKEGKRNIFHYQIYKDKNFVKSILNILLLISKYKMKKQYMLYDMSYLTFIKQEKYNNMLHVYDWASLITSHCKLKYNPPYVEKYILIFYNILTKQDKKITEDIKNNDPNNNYDKHYCTEQMMRVINSLCCHLKNMNLKNKVLIYN, from the coding sequence atgaaaaattttttaacGAAAATTATAGAAAATGCTTTTAAACGAAACGAcgaaaagaaaattaaacAACTGTTTCACTTCATCAATCATACAAAGgaaaaatgtaatatcCATATAAAACAGGAAGATGTTGTACATGTCATTTCAAAATatggaatatatataaaccttttagaaaattattatttaacaAGAAATATTACAAATGACAATATTTATGATTCAAAATccttttataataaatgtaaagaagaaaattttataaattttatgGATATAAAAACTAACCaattcataaatattaatataaatgataaacataacatatacaataaaaatcaaaccttgtataatcattattatcatggaaaacaaaaaaagaaaaaaatattaatagacccatatcataattatcacattataaatataaaaaaatttctttattacagtaaattgtattttaactctttttttcacatatattttaaatcTATACTCAAAGAAACACAATctaataaaagaaatattaaaaattatatatatctatttcATTCATTATGCTTgttaaattataaagaacaaaaacaaatatccaaatatatttttgaaacAATGATTACAAACATTATAGAAACAaatcaatattatttaaatcatAAAAGAGACATCAAACCGAACACAAATAATACCAaacatttatttaatgatGGACATCCATTATGTAGTAATACTTTAGTAGAACTTGTGACCGTCATAAATAAACACATCGACAAGCTGCAAATGTGGGgaattaatattaatattgtaCAACTATTATGTCTCCATTTGTACAATTATGTTTTTCATTCTaccttttttataataaattggAAACATGGGAAAATGGAAAGAGAAACAAATGTTCACGTggaaaatgataaattaaaaatttgtCAGGCGAAAAGTGgtaaattaaaaatttgtCAGGTGAAAAGtgataaattaaataatgttCAGGTGAAAAGtgataaattaaataatgtaCAGGTGAAAAGtgataaattaaataatgtaCAGGTcaaaaatgataaattaaataatgttCAGGTGAAAAGtgataaattaaataatgtaCAGGTcaaaaatgataaattaaataatgtaCAGGTcaaaaatgataaattaaaaaatgtacaggtcaaaaatgataaattaaataatgtaCAGGTcaaaaatgataaattaaataatgtaCAGGTcaaaaatgataaattaaataatgtacatgtcaaaaatgataaattaaaaatttgtCAGGTGaaattttttcaaaataaatCTGATGTAGAAGAAAATGTCCATGTACATGATTGCACACCTTACGATTCATCGTTCCTTGGAAATCTCTCAAATGTGGAGATACAAATCAGCAACGATGAGGaaacaaaagaaataaatataaatgaactgaaacttttttataattctaCATTTATGGATATATCCAATTTTGTAAGtattgtttattttttgaaaaagtattataataataatgctTTTTTTGTCAGAAATAAGAAATGGAAAGATCCAATTGAAGGAGACCATTTAATGAGTCTTATAGATAAAAgaattgtttatatatattcacatatatatgtgtgtaaTTATCCCttatcatatttaaaaaggTGTATAGAATGGAAGTGTTTAAAAGATAAGGTAAAGGAAAAAGTAGGAATAGAAGATAATTTAGATAAaacatttaattttataaattataacaatatagAAAACgaattaattaaaaagaataattttttattttcccataaaaaaaaaatattatattattataataatatatattcagATATAActtattcattatattcGAATACACATTTGTTAAtgttaaatatttatatttcccactttgataaattattaaaagatacatttcaaaaaaaatttgtaCTTTTTCAATACAACatgatgattattataaaatttgtAAAATTTCTATCCACAATTTGTTTACGTcaaaatgatgatatgTTTTgtcattttaataaaataatatattatcacaTTTCTTATTGTAAATCATTAATTTGTttaaaagaacaaaatgataaatataatcaCATTAATGATATGATGTGTGTGTATTATCAATTCTTTGAGTtcttattaaaatattacataacTTTTTTATGTACCAACAATTTAACTTTTCTtttgtcttttttttctgaCTTGTTCAGGCAAAAgggaaataaaataaaggaaTTAAAATGGGTTGTTTTAACAAATGAAGAGATAATAAATAGGATGAAGAGGAATTCATTGTGTATGTCTTATCACAAATGGGATGATGAAAGTGTATCAATTGTTGATACTATTTgtgataataaattatatatggataaattatatatggataaattatatatggataaattatatatggataaattatatatgaataaattatatatggataaattatatatggaTAAATTATGTCAGCTGTATAATAAAGAACTATATTGCGACTCACACAAAAAACCATTTGGTATGAATTCATTAAATGATCGtcttaaaaataaaattataaataaaagacatgtatacaatatatgtaattcatatatacaattaGAACATTACGATGAAAGGTTTATAAGTTTAGTGTCAGCATATACTAAATTAAATCTTGtcaaattaaataataaagacATAACAGCAGtagtttattttttttataagatgaaatataaaaatatagaaatagCTGGAAATATCATGACTCATATTGAAAAGACatttatacaatataatatgaatgaaatatatataatattaaaatattattttgaattatacaattttttaaaaaagaatatttcgaatatattaagtcatgtttttttttacattttttcctgttattatatagataagtttatattattagatGATCATTATTCGTTATGTCTTACAGACAAGGAAGgaataaaaagaaaagagaaggacaaaaaagaagatatattaaaaagaagTCATTTTTTAGAACACcataatatgaacatatcacattatataaatgagTTGAGGAActtattttcttctttaaaTTACAAgataaacatattatataatgaagaaaataaatcaatagaaatacaaaataatgataatataaattatgagataaatgaaaaacagataaataaaattcttttaaatattcttatgaaaggagaaaaaaataaggaaggaaaaagaaatatatttcattatcaaatatataaggacaaaaattttgtaaaatccattttaaatattttattacttatatccaaatataaaatgaaaaagcAGTACATGTTATATGATATGAGTTATCTAACTTTTATAAAAcaggaaaaatataataatatgttacATGTATACGACTGGGCAAGTCTTATAACAAGTCACTGTAAACTAAAATATAATCCTCCTTATGTCgagaaatatattttgattttctacaatattttaacaaaacaagataaaaaaataacagAGGATATTAAAAACAATGATCccaataataattatgataaacATTATTGTACTGAACAGATGATGAGGGTAATTAACTCTTTGTGTTgtcatttaaaaaatatgaaccTCAAAAATAAGgtgttaatatataattt